A window of Brachybacterium fresconis contains these coding sequences:
- a CDS encoding aspartate aminotransferase family protein, which produces MDTTVFEAHESEIRGYCRNYPTVFASASNARQVDEDGRSFIDFFAGAGVLNFGHNNPRMKEALIDFIQADGITHSLDTYTTTKRDFVSRFHEVVLAPRGMDHRMQFMGPTGSNAVEAAMKLARKATGRRQIVAFSHGFHGMTLGSLAATANDAFRQWSGVPLENIHRLPFETAPGGDTALAEYREALADPSSGLLAPAAFLIEPIQAEGGVNVASKEWLHEVQDLAREVGALVIFDDIQAGIGRTGSYFSFDGMGLDPDIITLAKGLGGFGTPIAMNLNKPEIDDHWSPGAHTGTFRGPGLSFVAGVVALDYFTDDSFLDDVRAKGERLRERLVKIVEANPDRGWEVRGRGMIQALDTGDGAFAKRVQKEAFDAGLLIGPCGSGGRVIKLIPPLTIPEGDLTEGLDLLEQAIDAATRAL; this is translated from the coding sequence ATGGACACCACTGTTTTCGAAGCACACGAATCCGAGATCCGCGGCTACTGCCGCAACTACCCCACGGTGTTCGCCTCGGCCTCCAACGCGCGGCAGGTCGATGAGGACGGCCGCTCGTTCATCGACTTCTTCGCCGGCGCCGGCGTGCTGAACTTCGGGCACAACAACCCCCGGATGAAGGAGGCCCTGATCGACTTCATCCAGGCCGACGGCATCACGCACAGCCTGGACACCTACACCACCACCAAGCGGGACTTCGTCTCCCGCTTCCACGAGGTGGTCCTGGCCCCGCGCGGCATGGATCACCGGATGCAGTTCATGGGCCCGACGGGGTCCAACGCGGTCGAGGCGGCGATGAAGCTCGCACGCAAGGCCACCGGCCGGCGACAGATCGTGGCCTTCAGCCACGGGTTCCACGGCATGACGCTGGGTTCGCTCGCGGCCACCGCCAACGACGCCTTCCGGCAGTGGTCCGGGGTGCCGCTGGAGAACATCCACCGGCTGCCGTTCGAGACCGCTCCGGGCGGGGACACGGCGCTGGCGGAGTACCGGGAGGCGCTGGCGGACCCCTCGAGCGGGCTGCTGGCCCCGGCGGCGTTCCTGATCGAGCCGATCCAGGCCGAGGGCGGCGTCAACGTCGCCAGCAAGGAATGGCTGCACGAGGTCCAGGACCTCGCCCGCGAGGTCGGAGCCCTGGTGATCTTCGACGACATCCAGGCCGGCATCGGCCGCACCGGCAGCTACTTCTCCTTCGACGGGATGGGTCTGGACCCGGACATCATCACGCTGGCCAAGGGCCTGGGCGGCTTCGGCACCCCGATCGCCATGAACCTCAACAAGCCCGAGATCGACGATCACTGGTCGCCCGGCGCGCACACCGGCACCTTCCGCGGACCGGGCCTGTCCTTCGTCGCCGGTGTCGTGGCGCTGGACTATTTCACCGATGACTCCTTCCTCGACGACGTCCGGGCCAAGGGCGAGCGGCTGCGTGAGCGTCTGGTGAAGATCGTGGAGGCGAACCCCGATCGGGGCTGGGAGGTCCGCGGCCGCGGCATGATCCAGGCCCTGGACACGGGCGACGGGGCCTTCGCCAAGCGCGTCCAGAAGGAGGCCTTCGACGCCGGGCTGCTGATCGGCCCCTGCGGGAGCGGGGGGCGGGTGATCAAGCTGATCCCGCCGCTGACCATCCCCGAGGGCGATCTCACCGAGGGACTGGACCTGCTCGAGCAGGCCATCGACGCGGCCACGAGGGCTCTCTGA
- the doeA gene encoding ectoine hydrolase has protein sequence MRRRSDMTFEPEEYERRVRELRERMVQRELDAVIITDPENLMYLTDHQTTGYSFFQALIVPLEADAVMITRALEESNVIARTWVEHSRPYPDTGDAILELVSTLRDLRLSDSRVGYERNSYYFPAYQQDRFHDAFGEGLVDCFGIVEEGRIRKSPAEIDVMQLAAYAGEAGMATGLQAAVAGATENEVAAAITAAMFRSGGEFPAVLPYVASGPRSMIGHSTWEGRMIRPGEHVYLEVGGCYRRYHTALMRTAVNGALSDSMYSAQELMKHTLAELRSLMKPGVTVAEVDRLARSMIESNDVGAQLVTRAGYSIGIAFPPSWDEGYILSLMDGDDRPLQEGMTLHVLPWMWGVDGNKTVGISDTVRITEDGCKSFFTLPEDFTVHESSARSFPTPAAVPHGF, from the coding sequence ATGCGCCGCCGGTCCGATATGACGTTCGAGCCCGAGGAGTACGAACGTCGTGTGCGGGAGCTGCGGGAGCGCATGGTCCAGCGCGAGCTGGACGCCGTGATCATCACCGATCCCGAGAACCTGATGTACCTCACGGACCACCAGACCACCGGGTACTCCTTCTTCCAGGCCCTGATCGTGCCGCTGGAGGCGGACGCGGTGATGATCACCCGTGCGCTCGAGGAGTCCAACGTGATCGCGCGGACCTGGGTGGAGCACTCCCGGCCCTATCCGGATACCGGGGACGCGATCCTCGAGCTGGTCAGCACCCTGCGGGATCTGCGGCTCAGCGACTCCCGGGTGGGCTATGAGCGCAACAGCTACTACTTCCCCGCCTATCAGCAGGATCGCTTCCACGACGCCTTCGGCGAAGGCCTGGTGGACTGCTTCGGCATCGTCGAGGAGGGGCGGATCCGCAAATCGCCCGCCGAGATCGACGTGATGCAGCTCGCGGCGTACGCCGGTGAGGCCGGGATGGCCACGGGGCTGCAGGCGGCGGTGGCCGGGGCCACCGAGAACGAGGTGGCCGCCGCCATCACCGCCGCGATGTTCCGCTCCGGCGGGGAGTTCCCGGCGGTGCTGCCGTATGTCGCCTCCGGTCCTCGCTCGATGATCGGCCATTCCACCTGGGAGGGCCGCATGATCCGTCCCGGAGAGCACGTGTATCTCGAGGTGGGCGGGTGCTACCGCAGGTACCACACCGCCCTGATGCGCACCGCGGTCAACGGGGCGCTCTCGGACTCGATGTACTCCGCGCAGGAGCTGATGAAGCACACGCTGGCGGAGCTGCGCAGCCTCATGAAACCGGGGGTGACCGTCGCCGAGGTCGACCGGCTCGCCCGGTCGATGATCGAGAGCAACGACGTGGGCGCCCAGCTGGTGACCCGCGCGGGCTACTCGATCGGCATCGCGTTCCCACCCTCCTGGGACGAGGGCTACATCCTCTCCCTGATGGACGGGGACGACCGTCCGCTCCAGGAGGGCATGACCCTCCATGTCCTCCCGTGGATGTGGGGTGTGGACGGCAACAAGACCGTCGGCATCTCGGACACCGTCCGCATCACCGAGGACGGCTGTAAGTCGTTCTTCACGTTGCCCGAGGACTTCACCGTCCACGAGAGCTCCGCCCGTTCGTTCCCGACCCCCGCCGCCGTCCCGCACGGCTTCTGA
- a CDS encoding NAD-dependent succinate-semialdehyde dehydrogenase, translated as MTMLTAIDPTTGAVVREVPAATPAEITEIIDRAEVAYTSWKEHTLAERAEVLRRVATYMREHTEELAPLMTEEMGKPIGEARGEVGKAAWAAEHYAEHAPAYLADEHLDSDATSSYVQYLPLGPVLGILPWNAPFWVAFRFCAPALMAGNTCVMKHDPHVPGCAAALEEVFRAVGAPEGVFQTLLARTEDVEQAIRDPRIRAVSFTGSDRAGAQVAAIAGSEIKPAVLELGGSDPCIVLADADLPKAAEVSALSRIINAGQSCIAAKRVIVERSVHDTFVELLAAQLRDLVVGDPRDPATKVGPIAREELRESLHRQVTSSVEAGATCVLGGEMPQGEGLFYPVTLLTGVEPGMAACTEETFGPIAVVMVAEDAEHALALANDTPYGLGAAIWTDTERGVEMARRIEAGQVSVNGIVKSDPRLPSGGIKRSGYGRELGPHGIREFTNAQQIWVGPAKA; from the coding sequence ATGACCATGCTGACCGCCATCGACCCCACCACCGGCGCCGTCGTGCGCGAGGTGCCCGCCGCGACGCCCGCGGAGATCACCGAGATCATCGACCGCGCCGAGGTCGCCTACACCTCCTGGAAGGAGCACACCCTCGCCGAGCGCGCCGAGGTGCTGCGTCGCGTCGCCACCTATATGCGCGAGCACACCGAGGAGCTGGCGCCGCTGATGACCGAGGAGATGGGCAAACCCATCGGCGAGGCGCGGGGGGAGGTGGGCAAGGCCGCCTGGGCCGCCGAGCACTACGCCGAGCACGCCCCCGCGTACCTGGCCGACGAGCATCTCGACTCCGACGCGACCTCCTCCTACGTCCAGTACCTTCCCCTGGGCCCGGTGCTCGGGATCCTGCCCTGGAACGCCCCGTTCTGGGTCGCGTTCCGCTTCTGCGCCCCGGCGCTCATGGCCGGGAACACCTGCGTCATGAAGCACGACCCCCACGTGCCGGGCTGCGCCGCCGCGCTCGAGGAGGTGTTCCGGGCCGTCGGCGCCCCCGAGGGAGTGTTCCAGACCCTGCTGGCCCGGACCGAGGACGTCGAGCAGGCGATCCGCGATCCCCGGATCCGGGCGGTCTCCTTCACCGGCTCCGACCGGGCCGGGGCCCAGGTCGCCGCGATCGCGGGCAGCGAGATCAAGCCCGCGGTGCTCGAGCTCGGCGGCTCCGACCCCTGCATCGTGCTGGCCGATGCCGATCTGCCCAAGGCCGCGGAGGTCTCGGCCCTGTCGCGGATCATCAACGCCGGCCAGTCCTGCATCGCCGCGAAGCGGGTGATCGTGGAGCGCTCCGTGCACGATACGTTCGTGGAGCTGCTGGCCGCGCAGCTGCGGGACCTGGTGGTCGGCGATCCCCGCGATCCGGCCACGAAGGTGGGGCCGATCGCCCGCGAGGAGCTGCGCGAGAGCCTCCACCGGCAGGTCACCTCGAGCGTCGAGGCCGGGGCCACCTGCGTGCTGGGAGGCGAGATGCCTCAGGGCGAGGGCCTCTTCTATCCGGTGACCCTGCTGACCGGCGTGGAGCCGGGGATGGCCGCCTGCACCGAGGAGACCTTCGGGCCGATCGCCGTGGTGATGGTGGCGGAGGACGCGGAGCACGCCCTGGCGCTGGCCAACGACACCCCCTACGGTCTCGGCGCCGCGATCTGGACGGACACCGAGCGCGGGGTGGAGATGGCCCGACGCATCGAAGCGGGACAGGTCTCGGTCAACGGGATCGTGAAGTCGGATCCGCGGTTGCCCTCGGGCGGGATCAAGCGCTCCGGCTACGGCCGGGAGCTGGGGCCGCACGGCATCCGGGAGTTCACCAACGCCCAGCAGATCTGGGTGGGGCCCGCCAAGGCCTGA
- a CDS encoding helix-turn-helix transcriptional regulator encodes MPRKTQPREGATIDDLLTAREVGEILGLSAGTLANWRSLGIGPTNFKVGGRVRYRASSVNDWIAEQEHDAVG; translated from the coding sequence ATGCCCCGCAAGACACAGCCCCGCGAGGGTGCGACGATCGACGACCTGCTCACCGCCCGCGAAGTGGGAGAGATACTCGGGCTCTCCGCAGGCACACTTGCGAACTGGCGGAGCCTCGGGATCGGCCCCACCAACTTCAAGGTCGGCGGGCGCGTCAGGTACCGTGCTTCAAGCGTCAACGACTGGATCGCAGAGCAGGAGCACGACGCCGTCGGCTGA